In the Plasmodium gaboni strain SY75 chromosome 13, whole genome shotgun sequence genome, attctttgaaaagaaatatataataaacatgTTATCTCAGAATCACCAATCAAATCTGATATATTATTCCAATGATATCTAAATTCATCTTTTAcaataattaataatttttttactACACTATTCATATATTCCTCCATAAATTCACGATTGCTATGAAAACACCATATTCTAgattttatcttttttaataattctatGAATATATCACTATATTCATTAATGCAATCATTTTCATctaatataatattattttttaattttatacaGCACTTTGTATTTGACATGTCgtttaatatatctataagaaattctttttcatttagCATAAAGAAATCTCTAATATAAATACcatcatttattttttcattcatattaataatattttcttcgCTACTTAATTGGAcgtttttatttttcaataATTCGTTATTTTGTGAATGTTCAGTTGTATTATTATGCGCATTATCAtgattaatattattaatactatcattattgttattattattattattattatcattattattattattattattattatcattattattatcattattattacaattattatCTTGATTTGTGTTTTCATTTTCCATAGGATTCAATTTGACATATGTATTATTGTAAAAATCATCTAACAAATGTTTACAATTATTCCTATCATATAACCAccattttttatatattaaaaaaatttgttgcataaaatttaaaaacgatttttttatatcatccttattattttcatcaaaagtatataaatgaataaaatagGTTATTCTACTTAATATGTACAATCGACATTCTGTTATAAtttcataatttaatttttccaacaccattttataattactTATGTCTTCAAACaatatttgtttttcttcttccttcatacaattatatgtattataataaatatgtgtGTTCTTACTGGGCCACctatcattaatattaaaattattattcaaaaGGTATGAATGGGGagaattttttatttcatcaCTTATAggatgaaaataattatcattattataaaatttatcattattataaaatttatcattattataaaaactatcattattataaaaattatcattattataaaaattatcattattataaaaattatcattattataaaaattatcattattataaaaattatcattatttttattattattattattattacgTTCCACAGATTGTTTCATTTGATCCCTTCCGTATTTCACATCAGAGGATACACTACTCATTGCAGTTGTTTCCTTTTTAGAACTTAAGGATGTATGATTCCCATCCATACTGtcaatattattcatattacGCATAATCgctttatatttattattataagtaAACATATACTCTAATGTTTGtttcaatattatattattatttttaaaattttccATATGAGCGTAATTTAATAACatctttaaaatataattactTATAATAGattgataaaataaatacttAAGTCCCCATTCAGGTTTATCAAATTTGAATAGTGgacttttattattttgaaaaaaggaacgaaaaatattaattatacTGCTAGCTAATTCTTGTATGTAAAAAGATgatttataatatttttgtttaacaaataatatattttcattatcttctttttcctctgtaatacatatatttattttttctatataattacaacatattaaaatgttaataaattctagactttctttttttatcaaacccatatattccttatcaaatataacactgctatttattttatcgtgaaatttattcatatggcgattataataaagaagtcttctttttttttcttcatttttttgtgctacattatttgttttgactgtatttataaatgtGGTGGAATGGTTTATATCtgtatttttataacttttataataattagATATACCATCATCATCAATATTGTCATCACGTGTATTATCACATGTATTATCACATGTATtatcacatatattatcattatcatcacaCATATCATCATATACATCTTCGTTATTCTCACTCATATCCATGTCATTTATAACGTCCTCTAGCGAGTTTGTTGATACATACGAAATATTATTACCCCAATGTATACTTGATAGTAACAACTTTgatttgtttatataatattctgCTAACAATGGAATGAAGAATtctataattttaataactttctttttgaaattttttttaaatatatgtaatacATTTACTATATctaaaataatatttaatgaTTCATCATATTTCCTATTAACTGCACATTTTTTTGCATAATCTAAACTGAttaatgtattttttacacagataatatattctttttgtttgattaatttttttattattttcatttcatttaacat is a window encoding:
- a CDS encoding hypothetical protein (conserved Plasmodium protein, unknown function), with the translated sequence MFLASYFDRKDKDNEKRETEIEEIEYKKNNLEKVLKNALYLHKEKIVKLKDEEDKKERIKEYLSNFLKKKIKDENKMNLSYYIYDENEEINISKYSIDNFNKREEDQRNIYNLLKEKKSLNNISKDMLILANYLQHDQLKSIDIISVYNVIDKYIDKYKLEIDEIKKELDKEADKVIKKKQDNLDTIYNIKKELGNIHILEEENSNNIVEYMLNEMKIIKKLIKQKEYIICVKNTLISLDYAKKCAVNRKYDESLNIILDIVNVLHIFKKNFKKKVIKIIEFFIPLLAEYYINKSKLLLSSIHWGNNISYVSTNSLEDVINDMDMSENNEDVYDDMCDDNDNICDNTCDNTCDNTRDDNIDDDGISNYYKSYKNTDINHSTTFINTVKTNNVAQKNEEKKRRLLYYNRHMNKFHDKINSSVIFDKEYMGLIKKESLEFINILICCNYIEKINICITEEKEDNENILFVKQKYYKSSFYIQELASSIINIFRSFFQNNKSPLFKFDKPEWGLKYLFYQSIISNYILKMLLNYAHMENFKNNNIILKQTLEYMFTYNNKYKAIMRNMNNIDSMDGNHTSLSSKKETTAMSSVSSDVKYGRDQMKQSVERNNNNNNKNNDNFYNNDNFYNNDNFYNNDNFYNNDNFYNNDSFYNNDKFYNNDKFYNNDNYFHPISDEIKNSPHSYLLNNNFNINDRWPSKNTHIYYNTYNCMKEEEKQILFEDISNYKMVLEKLNYEIITECRLYILSRITYFIHLYTFDENNKDDIKKSFLNFMQQIFLIYKKWWLYDRNNCKHLLDDFYNNTYVKLNPMENENTNQDNNCNNNDNNNDNNNNNNNNDNNNNNNNNNDSINNINHDNAHNNTTEHSQNNELLKNKNVQLSSEENIINMNEKINDGIYIRDFFMLNEKEFLIDILNDMSNTKCCIKLKNNIILDENDCINEYSDIFIELLKKIKSRIWCFHSNREFMEEYMNSVVKKLLIIVKDEFRYHWNNISDLIGDSEITCLLYISFQRINNFLNIYEYKKYLEEIKQNFDILEKKMFHNFLDAFYHFISIRIYNLFSVSNVFHEYIINNLYKIKKNLPDNIFIQFLNRILYKLDKTILKYLLNQNISFLQNELYFNTFINNSYSLLQQIEEFNCKHKKEKSNNNTRIFIYNMNLLREIIKLMTDNIDTLKDKINEIKCSYAFLKNKNNWIDQVTRITNSLLKDDSSSDDNQTSHHDYNENWETKCKKTEISIIKIKMLLLRRPDIKTIAEKSIVVKEFIEY